A part of Crassostrea angulata isolate pt1a10 chromosome 5, ASM2561291v2, whole genome shotgun sequence genomic DNA contains:
- the LOC128186148 gene encoding uncharacterized protein LOC128186148: protein MFNQLTSICLLLYLNAEVFCSSSAKQCPSDQYYNPKIHNCTDKYIGCPSGYYGSNCSDSCRYPNYGVECQEECLCPKKVCDHVFGCLDYAFDGHGIIKEFQLIVCLLVGIGVVLVIAVFLLNNVANRRFYARHIRENVHYLGSLMKEHSITTDMYKPPESSESEPADSGVNMLAIASIRRYETVNLE from the exons ATGTTTAATCAACTTACGAGCATATGTTTACTGTTGTATTTAAATGCAGAGGTATTCTGCTCGAG CTCAGCCAAACAGTGCCCATCAGATCAATACTATAATCCAAAGATTCACAATTGTACTGATAAATATATAG GTTGTCCCTCGGGATACTATGGATCAAATTGCTCGGACTCTTGTCGTTATCCTAACTATGGTGTTGAGTGTCAGGAAGAATGTCTTTGTCCAAAGAAAGTATGCGATCACGTCTTTGGATGTTTAGACTATGCGTTTGATG GACATGGCATTATTAAGGAATTCCAATTGATCGTCTGTCTTTTGGTTGGGATTGGAGTTGTGCTGGTAATTGCTGTTTTCCTTCTTAACAATGTAGCAAACAGAAGATTCTATGCTAGGCATATCAGAGAAAATGTCCATTACCTTGGATCGCTGATGAAAGAACATAGCATAACAACTGATATGTATAAACCCCCCGAGTCAAGTGAAAGTGAGCCTGCCGACAGTGGTGTGAACATGTTAGCAATTGCAAGCATACGCAGATATGAAACTGTAAACCTCGAATAA